One segment of Phragmites australis chromosome 13, lpPhrAust1.1, whole genome shotgun sequence DNA contains the following:
- the LOC133888902 gene encoding small nuclear ribonucleoprotein SmD1a, with protein MKLVRFLMKLNNETVTIELKNGTVVHGTITGVDISMNTHLKTVKLTLKGKNPVTLDHLSVRGNNIRYYILPDSLNLETLLVEETPRVKPKKPTAGKPLGRGRGRGRGRGRGRGR; from the exons ATGAAGCTCGTCAG GTTCTTAATGAAACTGAACAACGAGACGGTCACTATCGAGCTCAAGAATGGCACGGTCGTCCACGGCACCATCACCG GTGTTGACATAAGCATGAATACTCATCTAAAGACAGTGAAGCTTACATTGAAAGGGAAGAATCCTGTGACCCTTGACCACCTCAGTGTGCGAGGAAACAATATTCGCTATTACATTCTTCCAGACAGCTTAAACCTGGAAACGTTGCTGGTAGAGGAGACCCCTAGGGTCAAGCCTAAGAAGCCAACTGCAG GAAAGCCTTTGGGGCGTGGTCGCGGCCGTGGACGTGGACGGGGTCGGGGCCGGGGTCGCTGA